Proteins from a genomic interval of Pseudomonadota bacterium:
- the trmH gene encoding tRNA (guanosine(18)-2'-O)-methyltransferase TrmH: protein MTPQRLTRLREALDRRQPDLTVVMDRTQKSHNIAAVMRTADAVGLYELHAVSVDGIRSHHMISGGVRKWVRVQRHQTLTDCFGALRGDGFTLLTAHRGEQSVDYREVDYTKRIALVLGSELHGVAPQTLAASAKCVSVPMEGLTESLNVSVAAALLLFEARRQREAAGLYDGPSRLPAEQYANTLFEWAYPHIARRCHERGLPYPPLREDGQMAHNPLDPPAGRVGGATSTSSEESI, encoded by the coding sequence TTGACCCCACAACGGCTAACCCGCCTGCGCGAGGCCCTGGATCGGCGCCAGCCTGATCTGACGGTGGTTATGGACCGCACGCAAAAGAGTCACAACATCGCGGCGGTGATGCGTACCGCCGATGCGGTGGGGCTATACGAACTCCACGCAGTCTCCGTCGACGGCATCCGTTCTCACCACATGATATCCGGCGGCGTGCGCAAATGGGTGCGCGTGCAGCGACACCAAACACTCACCGACTGCTTTGGCGCCCTACGCGGCGACGGCTTCACCCTGCTAACGGCCCATCGCGGTGAGCAGTCGGTCGACTACCGAGAGGTGGACTACACCAAACGCATCGCCCTAGTACTCGGCAGCGAACTCCATGGCGTGGCGCCACAGACCCTGGCAGCGTCCGCCAAATGCGTGTCGGTGCCGATGGAAGGGCTCACCGAGTCCTTGAATGTGTCCGTCGCGGCCGCATTACTGTTGTTCGAAGCGCGACGCCAGCGCGAGGCGGCGGGCCTCTATGACGGCCCCAGTCGCCTGCCGGCAGAGCAGTACGCCAACACGCTCTTCGAGTGGGCCTACCCCCACATCGCTCGGCGCTGTCACGAGCGCGGATTGCCCTACCCTCCCTTGCGCGAGGACGGCCAGATGGCCCACAACCCGTTGGACCCTCCGGCGGGCCGAGTTGGCGGGGCGACGAGCACCTCCTCAGAGGAGTCCATATGA
- a CDS encoding peroxiredoxin, whose product MLAPGTRAPDFTLPDHEGKDVTLSTLLGEGPLILYFYPADFTPGCTREACSLRDLNDDLIAANLRVVGVSPQDSDSHARFREQHRLPFTLLADTKKRVAGLYSVKGPLGLIVRRATFLIRADGTIEDAVLADLSVDRHEAFVRRAIEAGATGA is encoded by the coding sequence ATGCTCGCGCCCGGTACCCGCGCCCCAGATTTCACCCTGCCCGATCACGAAGGCAAGGACGTGACCCTGTCGACGCTCCTCGGCGAGGGGCCACTGATCCTCTACTTCTACCCGGCAGATTTTACGCCAGGGTGCACGCGCGAAGCCTGCAGCTTGCGCGACCTCAACGACGATTTGATTGCTGCCAACCTGCGCGTAGTGGGCGTGAGCCCCCAGGACAGCGACTCCCATGCCCGCTTTCGTGAGCAGCACAGGCTACCTTTCACCCTCCTCGCTGACACGAAGAAGCGGGTGGCGGGTCTGTACAGTGTGAAAGGGCCGCTCGGTCTGATCGTTCGCCGAGCTACCTTCCTCATTCGCGCAGACGGCACGATCGAGGATGCCGTACTCGCGGACCTCAGCGTGGATCGTCACGAGGCCTTCGTGAGGCGCGCGATCGAAGCCGGTGCCACCGGCGCCTGA
- a CDS encoding fasciclin domain-containing protein produces MRNALTKFLAGFLAFAAISGTAVAGHHEKGEMAAEKDIVATAVANGNFKTLAAALKAAGLVDTLRGEGPFTVFAPTDAAFAKLPEGTVAELLKPENKKKLIAVLTYHVVPGKVMAKQAVKLDSAETVNGNSLTLKVMGEKLHVDNATVVAADVEASNGVIHVIDTVVLPNAR; encoded by the coding sequence ATGCGAAACGCACTGACCAAGTTCCTGGCTGGCTTCCTTGCCTTTGCCGCTATCTCCGGTACCGCTGTCGCTGGCCACCACGAGAAGGGTGAGATGGCTGCCGAGAAGGACATCGTTGCCACGGCGGTCGCCAACGGCAACTTCAAGACCCTGGCCGCTGCGCTGAAGGCCGCCGGTCTGGTCGACACGCTTCGCGGCGAAGGTCCCTTCACCGTTTTCGCGCCCACCGACGCTGCCTTCGCCAAGCTGCCTGAGGGCACTGTGGCCGAGCTGCTCAAGCCCGAAAACAAGAAGAAACTGATCGCCGTGCTCACCTACCACGTGGTGCCGGGCAAGGTGATGGCCAAGCAGGCCGTGAAGCTGGACTCCGCTGAGACCGTGAACGGTAACTCCCTCACCCTGAAGGTGATGGGTGAGAAGCTGCATGTTGACAACGCCACCGTCGTGGCCGCCGACGTGGAGGCCTCCAACGGCGTCATCCACGTGATCGACACCGTGGTGCTGCCGAACGCGCGCTAA